A region from the Bacillus thuringiensis genome encodes:
- a CDS encoding TetR/AcrR family transcriptional regulator gives MKEKIIKSALKLFAEKGFHATNVQEIANHAGVAKGTLYAHFTSKKNILISIYSYYLDCLYNSLDVSVISNDESFEERLIKLNKILNNYLSVAFEHENFLKMQMKEQNINDPQIIEFIQEKRREIYIKFQQLMKYVGGEELENCVLDEAVILNSLIEEYSAVVILDGADISVEELVNFITQTISCILKGFKNKHISPILSENYMKNKGIREELIYTNKIKERLNAINQLIHNIYFTQEEKQEVNASLMFLNDELSKSNPDIIIIKGMLRNIGQFTELEFIVDEIFSLLQQIKKDF, from the coding sequence TTGAAAGAAAAAATTATAAAATCCGCTTTGAAATTATTTGCAGAAAAGGGTTTTCATGCTACTAATGTGCAAGAGATTGCAAATCACGCCGGAGTTGCTAAGGGGACGTTATATGCTCATTTTACTTCCAAAAAGAATATTTTGATTTCTATATATAGTTATTATTTAGACTGCTTATACAATAGTTTAGATGTTAGCGTTATAAGTAATGATGAATCTTTTGAGGAACGACTAATAAAATTAAACAAAATTTTAAATAATTATCTAAGTGTCGCATTTGAGCATGAAAATTTCCTTAAAATGCAAATGAAAGAACAAAATATTAATGATCCACAAATTATAGAATTTATTCAAGAAAAACGCAGGGAAATTTATATTAAGTTTCAGCAACTAATGAAGTATGTCGGAGGAGAAGAACTGGAAAATTGTGTATTAGATGAGGCTGTTATATTGAATAGTCTAATTGAGGAATACTCTGCAGTTGTGATATTAGATGGAGCGGATATATCAGTTGAGGAATTAGTTAATTTTATTACACAAACCATATCCTGTATCTTAAAGGGATTTAAAAATAAGCATATATCCCCGATTCTTAGTGAAAATTACATGAAAAATAAGGGGATTAGAGAGGAGCTTATATATACAAATAAAATTAAGGAACGATTGAATGCAATCAATCAATTAATCCATAACATTTATTTTACTCAAGAAGAAAAACAAGAAGTCAATGCTTCTTTAATGTTTCTTAACGATGAATTATCTAAGAGTAACCCAGATATCATAATTATCAAAGGGATGCTAAGAAATATAGGGCAATTTACAGAATTAGAATTCATAGTAGATGAGATATTTAGTTTATTACAACAAATAAAAAAAGATTTTTGA
- a CDS encoding S8 family serine peptidase, whose product MAENGDFPRGYEFSYGTSISTPTVSAVAILILTEYKEENLKHLSINEIQNIMYQTTLKSGTNRIEKLSGRGTVDAYEALKLINNK is encoded by the coding sequence ATTGCTGAAAATGGTGATTTTCCACGTGGTTATGAATTTTCTTATGGTACAAGCATATCTACTCCTACAGTATCAGCGGTTGCGATTCTTATATTAACAGAGTATAAAGAGGAAAATTTAAAACACTTGTCTATTAATGAAATTCAAAATATTATGTATCAAACTACCTTAAAATCTGGAACAAATAGAATAGAAAAACTTTCAGGAAGGGGTACGGTAGATGCATATGAGGCCTTGAAATTAATCAACAATAAATAA